One stretch of Marinobacterium iners DNA includes these proteins:
- a CDS encoding SufS family cysteine desulfurase: MTHSRPSDPVRWRRDFPLLSQRVHGQPLIYLDNAATTQKPRVVIEAISRFYKTSNANVHRGSHALSAQATTAFEQARTTLANWLGIDDPAFLIWTRGTTEAINLVAQSWGRNQLRADDLILLQQSSHHANIVPWQMLAETVGARIEVIPLQPDGDLDLEAYQLLLQKRPKLIALSHVSNALGTRYPVEQLCRLGRDAGAVTLVDGAQALPHFDIDLTRFGCDFYAFSGHKLFGPSGIGALWGRRELLEQMPPWQGGGEMIRDVSFSGTTYADLPFRFEAGTPNIEGAIGLAAAIEYLQQQDRTAMERHEQTLLQHARDCCSQLKGFRELPFGSDRVSLLSFELEGFHQQDVAHWLDRHGIAIRAGHHCAMPLMRSLGLPGSLRASFAFYNRLDEAEQLASCLDQLIQSQTTSTTVAFIEQKTSQNLIKRVYSATDWNARYQALMHIGQSLPGLPDALKQDCYRLHGCESRVWLVPALDDAGRLACQADADARILRALLALLLDRINGLTPAELLSTDLGAVLDQLDIRRHLSPSRGNGVAAIIQAIEAFARDPRG; encoded by the coding sequence TTGACCCATTCCCGCCCTTCTGACCCTGTGCGCTGGCGGCGGGATTTCCCGCTGCTGTCGCAGCGAGTACATGGCCAGCCACTGATCTACCTCGATAATGCAGCCACGACCCAAAAGCCTCGTGTCGTCATCGAAGCCATCAGTCGCTTTTACAAGACGAGCAACGCCAATGTACATCGCGGCAGCCATGCGCTGTCAGCACAGGCCACAACTGCCTTCGAGCAGGCCCGCACCACCCTGGCTAACTGGCTCGGCATTGACGATCCTGCCTTCCTTATCTGGACACGCGGCACCACTGAAGCGATCAACTTGGTCGCCCAGAGCTGGGGTCGTAACCAGTTGCGCGCCGATGACCTGATTCTGCTGCAGCAGAGTTCCCATCACGCCAATATCGTACCCTGGCAGATGTTGGCCGAAACGGTGGGCGCACGCATTGAAGTGATCCCATTGCAGCCTGATGGTGATCTGGATCTTGAAGCCTATCAGCTGCTGCTGCAGAAACGCCCAAAACTAATTGCGTTGAGTCATGTCTCAAATGCGTTGGGCACGCGCTATCCCGTTGAACAGCTGTGCAGGCTTGGCCGCGATGCCGGTGCTGTCACGCTGGTGGATGGTGCACAGGCCCTGCCTCACTTTGATATTGATCTGACCAGGTTCGGATGTGATTTCTACGCCTTTTCTGGCCATAAATTGTTTGGACCCAGCGGCATCGGCGCCCTTTGGGGACGCCGAGAATTGCTTGAGCAGATGCCCCCATGGCAAGGTGGCGGCGAGATGATCCGCGATGTCAGTTTCAGCGGAACAACCTATGCCGATCTGCCGTTTCGCTTTGAGGCCGGTACGCCCAATATCGAGGGCGCCATAGGGCTGGCAGCCGCCATTGAATACCTGCAGCAGCAGGATCGTACGGCCATGGAACGGCATGAACAGACACTTCTACAGCACGCACGAGACTGCTGCTCGCAACTTAAAGGCTTCCGTGAGCTGCCTTTTGGCAGTGATCGAGTCAGTCTGCTGTCGTTTGAACTTGAAGGTTTCCACCAGCAGGATGTGGCCCACTGGCTTGATCGTCACGGTATTGCCATTCGCGCCGGTCACCACTGCGCCATGCCGCTGATGCGATCATTAGGACTGCCGGGTTCACTGCGTGCATCCTTTGCCTTTTACAACCGACTGGATGAAGCCGAACAGCTCGCCAGCTGCCTCGATCAGCTGATACAGAGCCAGACAACCTCAACCACCGTTGCATTTATCGAACAAAAAACCTCCCAAAACCTGATTAAGAGGGTATACTCTGCAACAGACTGGAACGCCCGCTATCAAGCCCTGATGCACATTGGTCAAAGCCTGCCGGGGCTCCCCGACGCTCTCAAGCAGGACTGCTACCGTCTGCATGGCTGTGAATCGCGTGTATGGCTTGTCCCGGCACTGGATGACGCTGGCCGGCTGGCCTGTCAGGCCGATGCGGATGCCCGTATTCTGCGAGCTTTGCTGGCGCTTCTGCTCGACCGTATCAACGGCCTTACACCGGCCGAGCTGCTGAGCACTGATCTCGGTGCTGTTCTGGATCAGCTGGATATTCGCCGTCACCTGAGCCCATCCCGCGGCAATGGAGTGGCGGCCATTATTCAGGCCATCGAGGCCTTCGCGCGTGATCCGCGAGGCTAG
- a CDS encoding DUF2069 domain-containing protein, producing the protein MSTLELKTRISRILVLLSYFGLLLLFTLWYLWLSPSKGDNPWVIWLVHFLPLAAFAPVVISGKPRGHAWLCFVLLLYFLEAVIAALVPPTRWLGIIDCVLLVTLFNAAMLYARWRSQLDRSQAAEATA; encoded by the coding sequence ATGAGCACCTTGGAACTGAAAACCCGCATCAGCCGCATACTGGTTCTACTGAGCTATTTCGGCCTGCTGTTGCTGTTCACTCTCTGGTATCTCTGGCTGTCACCTTCAAAGGGCGACAATCCATGGGTTATCTGGCTGGTGCACTTTCTGCCGCTTGCAGCCTTTGCACCGGTTGTGATTTCAGGAAAGCCGCGTGGTCATGCCTGGCTATGCTTTGTGCTTCTGCTCTACTTCCTTGAAGCCGTAATTGCCGCATTGGTGCCACCCACTCGCTGGCTCGGCATCATCGACTGTGTACTGCTGGTAACGCTGTTTAACGCGGCCATGCTATATGCGCGCTGGCGCAGTCAGCTTGACCGATCTCAGGCAGCAGAGGCAACGGCTTGA
- the wrbA gene encoding NAD(P)H:quinone oxidoreductase — MSQPYVLVLYYSRSGATRALAHQIAHGIEAAGMEARLRTVPPVSTVCEATASDIPDSGDIYCIEADLAHCSGLALGSPTRFGNMAAPLKYFIDSTSSLWLSGALIDKPACVFSSSASLHGGQETTLISMMLPLLHHGMVLAGLPYSATELLETQTGGTPYGATHVSGQSERSELDEHEKALAAKQGRRLAQLALKLHREV; from the coding sequence GTGAGTCAGCCATACGTTCTGGTGCTCTATTACAGCCGCAGTGGCGCGACCCGTGCCCTGGCTCATCAGATAGCCCACGGTATTGAAGCGGCCGGGATGGAAGCAAGGCTGCGCACGGTCCCGCCTGTATCGACCGTGTGCGAGGCGACTGCGTCCGACATCCCCGACAGTGGCGACATCTACTGTATCGAAGCCGACCTCGCCCACTGTTCAGGCCTTGCGCTGGGCAGCCCCACCCGCTTTGGCAATATGGCAGCGCCACTCAAGTACTTTATCGACTCCACCAGCAGCCTTTGGCTCTCCGGTGCCCTGATCGACAAGCCAGCCTGCGTTTTCAGCTCCAGTGCCAGCCTGCATGGTGGACAGGAAACCACATTGATCAGCATGATGCTGCCTCTTTTGCATCACGGCATGGTGCTCGCTGGGCTGCCCTACAGCGCAACCGAGCTGCTGGAAACTCAGACTGGCGGCACACCCTACGGGGCAACCCACGTCAGTGGTCAGAGTGAGCGCTCTGAACTCGATGAACATGAAAAGGCGCTGGCGGCCAAGCAGGGCCGACGCCTGGCTCAGCTGGCACTCAAACTGCATCGGGAGGTCTGA
- the arsC gene encoding arsenate reductase (glutaredoxin) (This arsenate reductase requires both glutathione and glutaredoxin to convert arsenate to arsenite, after which the efflux transporter formed by ArsA and ArsB can extrude the arsenite from the cell, providing resistance.), which yields MSISIYHNPRCSKSRQTLQLLQEQGIEPEVREYLKDVPTADELKQVLAALNISPRELLRVKEAEYKEAGLDNPELDDAAIIKAMTQHPKLIERPIVINGDRARIGRPPEAVLEILA from the coding sequence ATGTCGATTAGCATCTATCACAATCCACGCTGTTCCAAGTCACGCCAGACCCTTCAACTTCTGCAGGAACAGGGTATCGAGCCTGAGGTGCGGGAATATTTGAAGGATGTCCCAACGGCTGACGAATTGAAACAAGTACTGGCAGCATTGAACATAAGCCCGCGGGAGCTGCTACGCGTAAAAGAGGCCGAGTACAAAGAGGCCGGTCTGGACAACCCGGAGCTGGATGATGCCGCCATTATCAAGGCGATGACCCAGCACCCCAAACTGATTGAGCGCCCGATCGTCATCAACGGCGATCGCGCCCGCATCGGTCGCCCGCCGGAAGCGGTACTGGAGATTTTGGCGTGA
- a CDS encoding YihY family inner membrane protein, translated as MQKGSLPVVLVFIRSLARQFQANQGILNAAALTYTTLFAVVPLMTVSYSMLAAVPNFKGVGEQVQAWIFANFVPATGEVVQDYLGTFASQAQSLTVIGIVFLVITSIMMMKNIEAAFNRIWRVAEPRKGLSSFLLYWAVLSLGPVLIGLGLLLTSYIASLSIITSATEVVGRARLLSVLPPIFSALAFMLLYAAVPNCRVPLRNAALGGLFAAVLFEIAKRGFVQFVTLSPSYQLIYGAFAAVPLFLVWIYISWGIILLGAELTRLLTVSQVNKYRTNEPHLYTILAVLQRLWRAQQEGEPVPDRVLLKEVPGLDQGRWDDYVQLLSGAGLIRRTEGGQYLLSRDLGSYTLLQLQQELPWPLPDPLPEEGEHWQRELQLRLRQLQVQRGEALNLSLQSLFRDNDRQHELETRE; from the coding sequence ATGCAGAAGGGATCCCTGCCTGTGGTTTTGGTATTCATTCGTTCACTGGCACGTCAGTTTCAGGCCAATCAGGGCATCCTGAATGCGGCGGCCCTGACTTATACCACGCTGTTTGCCGTTGTTCCCTTGATGACGGTGTCTTACTCGATGCTGGCAGCTGTACCGAACTTCAAAGGGGTTGGTGAGCAGGTTCAAGCCTGGATCTTTGCCAATTTTGTGCCTGCTACCGGTGAAGTGGTACAGGACTATCTGGGTACCTTTGCCTCGCAAGCGCAAAGTCTGACCGTAATCGGTATCGTGTTTCTGGTCATTACCTCAATCATGATGATGAAAAACATCGAGGCGGCCTTCAACCGGATCTGGCGAGTGGCCGAGCCGCGCAAGGGACTGTCGAGCTTTCTGCTCTACTGGGCCGTGCTGAGCCTGGGTCCTGTCCTGATTGGTCTGGGACTGCTGCTGACCTCCTATATCGCCAGCCTGTCCATTATCACCAGTGCCACCGAGGTGGTTGGACGGGCACGACTGCTGTCAGTCTTGCCCCCGATATTTTCGGCCCTGGCGTTCATGCTGCTGTATGCGGCAGTACCCAATTGTCGCGTACCGTTGCGAAATGCGGCTCTTGGTGGTCTTTTTGCGGCTGTCCTGTTCGAAATCGCCAAGCGTGGCTTTGTCCAGTTCGTCACTCTATCGCCGTCCTATCAGCTTATTTATGGTGCTTTTGCGGCAGTGCCTCTGTTTCTGGTCTGGATCTATATCAGTTGGGGAATCATTCTGCTGGGGGCTGAACTTACACGGTTGCTGACGGTGAGTCAGGTCAATAAGTACCGGACCAATGAGCCTCACCTGTATACTATTTTGGCCGTGCTGCAGCGCCTCTGGCGCGCGCAGCAGGAAGGTGAGCCCGTACCTGATCGGGTGTTGCTCAAAGAGGTTCCCGGGCTTGATCAAGGGCGCTGGGATGATTACGTACAGTTGCTCAGTGGCGCCGGACTGATTCGGCGTACAGAGGGTGGGCAGTATCTGCTCAGTCGTGATCTTGGCAGTTATACCCTGTTGCAATTGCAGCAGGAGCTGCCCTGGCCACTGCCGGACCCGTTGCCCGAAGAGGGTGAGCACTGGCAGCGAGAACTTCAGCTAAGGTTGCGTCAGTTGCAGGTGCAGCGGGGCGAAGCGCTTAACCTTAGCCTGCAGTCACTGTTTCGTGACAATGACAGACAACACGAACTGGAAACACGGGAGTGA
- a CDS encoding acylphosphatase: protein MMAKICVHARITGRVQGVWFRHFTREQAEANGLTGWVRNLPDGCVEALLCGEEKAVRHVEAWLNTGPELANVADVSSDDQSFDDSLQAFEIID, encoded by the coding sequence ATGATGGCAAAAATCTGTGTGCATGCGCGGATAACCGGCCGGGTACAGGGTGTATGGTTCCGTCATTTTACCCGCGAACAGGCGGAGGCAAACGGTCTGACCGGTTGGGTCCGAAATCTGCCGGACGGGTGTGTCGAGGCACTGCTGTGCGGTGAGGAAAAGGCAGTACGTCACGTAGAGGCCTGGCTCAACACTGGGCCGGAATTGGCCAATGTGGCGGATGTCAGCTCTGATGATCAGTCTTTCGATGACAGCCTGCAGGCGTTCGAGATTATCGACTGA
- a CDS encoding LysR family transcriptional regulator, which yields MTRSLHSLPSLNALRAFDAAARELSITRAAECLHVTHGAVSRQIRQLEEQLGVQLFRRVGRGIELTDSGHRLYRTTQESFSQLERACNALQREAAGAPLVLSCSGSFLARWFIPRLDQLKQDCPELELHLTASEEEQTLRPGIDAALRFASPPWPSDQLVIDLAPERIGPVMHPKLVPSTSQPDPAALLQLPLLQTLSRPQAWPLWCHAQNLAVSELTIGQSFEHLNYMLEAALVGLGVAIAPEYLVEEDLRTGRLAAPWGFIETDARLSLWLPGETASPRALQLAQWLKKALSR from the coding sequence ATGACACGATCCCTGCATTCCCTGCCTTCGCTCAACGCCTTGCGTGCCTTCGATGCGGCTGCACGCGAGTTGAGTATCACGCGCGCCGCTGAGTGTCTGCACGTCACCCATGGTGCGGTCAGCCGTCAAATCCGGCAACTTGAAGAGCAACTCGGTGTACAGCTGTTTCGGCGCGTTGGCCGCGGCATTGAACTGACCGACAGCGGACACCGCCTCTACCGTACAACGCAGGAGTCATTCTCACAGCTTGAACGCGCCTGCAATGCGCTGCAACGTGAGGCCGCCGGCGCTCCACTGGTACTCAGCTGCAGCGGCAGTTTTCTCGCCCGCTGGTTCATCCCACGCCTTGATCAGCTCAAACAGGACTGCCCTGAGCTTGAGCTGCATCTGACCGCCAGTGAAGAAGAGCAGACTCTGAGGCCCGGGATAGATGCAGCGCTGAGATTTGCCAGCCCGCCCTGGCCATCCGATCAGTTGGTGATTGATCTGGCTCCGGAGCGAATCGGTCCGGTGATGCACCCCAAACTGGTACCATCAACCTCACAGCCGGACCCAGCTGCCCTGCTGCAGCTGCCACTGCTGCAAACCCTGTCGCGGCCACAGGCGTGGCCGCTGTGGTGCCATGCGCAAAATCTGGCCGTATCTGAATTGACCATTGGGCAATCATTCGAGCATCTCAACTACATGCTAGAGGCCGCACTGGTGGGGTTGGGCGTTGCGATTGCACCTGAATATCTGGTGGAAGAGGATCTGCGAACCGGCCGGCTGGCAGCCCCGTGGGGCTTTATTGAGACCGATGCCAGACTCAGCCTCTGGCTGCCCGGCGAGACCGCATCGCCACGGGCTCTCCAGCTGGCACAATGGCTCAAGAAAGCGCTCAGTCGATAA
- the trpB gene encoding tryptophan synthase subunit beta: MSTDNTLRQGPDASGFFGRFGGRFVAETLMPLILELQAEYERAKQAPAFHAELENLQKDYVGRESPLYLAERLTEELGGAKIYLKREDLNHTGAHKINNCLGQILLARRMGKKRIIAETGAGMHGVATATVAARFGMECVIYMGSTDIHRQQPNVQRMKLLGAKVIPVTSGTGTLKDAMNEALRDWVTNVDSTFYIIGTVAGPHPYPAMVRDFQAVIGEETRRQVMEKEGRLPDTLIACIGGGSNAMGLFHPFLDDASVKMIGVEAGGEGLDKRHAASLKGGEPGVLHGNRTFLLQSEDGQIQDAHSISAGLDYPGIGPEHAWLHDIKRVEYVAITDQEALEGFKALCKYEGIIPALESSHAIAYVTKLAPTLPKDHIIVINLSGRGDKDMATVTEHLAAELAQ; the protein is encoded by the coding sequence ATGAGCACAGACAACACTCTCAGGCAGGGTCCCGACGCCAGCGGCTTTTTTGGCCGTTTTGGTGGTCGTTTTGTAGCCGAAACCCTGATGCCGCTGATACTCGAATTGCAGGCGGAGTATGAGCGTGCCAAGCAGGCCCCGGCCTTTCACGCCGAGCTGGAGAATTTGCAGAAGGATTATGTCGGTCGCGAAAGCCCGCTTTACCTTGCCGAGCGCCTGACCGAGGAGTTGGGTGGAGCCAAAATTTACCTCAAACGCGAAGACCTTAACCATACCGGCGCACACAAGATCAATAACTGCCTGGGGCAAATTTTGCTCGCCCGCCGCATGGGCAAAAAGCGCATCATTGCCGAGACTGGTGCCGGCATGCACGGTGTGGCCACCGCAACCGTTGCAGCTCGTTTCGGCATGGAGTGCGTGATCTACATGGGCAGCACTGACATTCATCGTCAGCAGCCCAACGTGCAGCGGATGAAACTGCTGGGCGCCAAGGTCATTCCCGTGACCAGTGGTACCGGCACGTTGAAAGATGCGATGAACGAAGCGCTGCGTGACTGGGTGACCAATGTCGACAGCACTTTTTATATCATCGGCACGGTAGCGGGTCCGCACCCCTATCCGGCTATGGTACGCGATTTCCAGGCTGTCATCGGTGAAGAAACCCGGCGCCAGGTCATGGAAAAGGAAGGGCGCTTGCCGGATACCTTGATCGCCTGTATTGGCGGTGGCTCCAACGCCATGGGGCTGTTTCACCCGTTCCTGGATGACGCATCGGTCAAGATGATCGGCGTGGAAGCCGGTGGTGAAGGGCTCGACAAGCGTCATGCGGCCAGCCTCAAGGGCGGTGAGCCGGGTGTGCTGCACGGCAACCGTACCTTCCTCTTGCAGTCCGAAGACGGCCAGATTCAGGATGCACACTCGATCTCGGCCGGTCTGGATTACCCGGGCATCGGTCCTGAACATGCATGGTTGCATGACATCAAGCGTGTTGAATATGTGGCCATCACTGACCAGGAAGCGCTGGAAGGGTTCAAGGCACTGTGCAAGTACGAGGGCATCATCCCGGCGCTGGAGTCATCCCATGCCATCGCCTATGTCACCAAACTGGCACCGACGCTGCCGAAGGACCATATCATCGTTATCAACCTGAGTGGCCGTGGTGACAAGGACATGGCAACCGTAACCGAACATCTGGCAGCCGAGCTGGCGCAGTAA
- the trpA gene encoding tryptophan synthase subunit alpha — MTASNTASRMERRFAALKQENRAALVTFVTGGDPDYDNSLKTLLGLPGAGADIIELGMPFTDPMADGAAIQLGSQRALAGGQNMVKTLQMVRELRKQDQDTPVVLMGYYNPVYRYGVEKFLQEAAEAGVDGLIVVDLPPEHDDELCIPAREVGIHFIRLATPTTDAKRLPGVLNNTSGFLYYVSSTGVTGAAAPTPEKVQKEVEAIKAHTEIPVAVGFGIRTPEQAARIAGFADGVVVGSALVDCIAQAETPEAGTQAVLALTRELSTAVRTARQ, encoded by the coding sequence ATGACAGCAAGCAATACCGCCAGTCGCATGGAGCGCCGCTTTGCCGCGCTGAAACAGGAAAACCGTGCGGCGCTGGTCACCTTTGTTACCGGTGGTGACCCTGACTATGACAACAGCCTCAAAACGCTGCTCGGACTGCCGGGCGCCGGTGCGGACATTATTGAGCTGGGCATGCCGTTTACCGATCCAATGGCAGACGGTGCGGCCATTCAGTTGGGCAGCCAGCGTGCACTGGCCGGTGGCCAGAACATGGTCAAGACCCTGCAGATGGTACGCGAACTGCGCAAGCAGGATCAGGATACGCCTGTGGTGCTGATGGGGTACTACAACCCGGTCTACCGCTACGGCGTGGAAAAATTCCTGCAGGAGGCGGCTGAAGCCGGTGTGGATGGACTGATTGTGGTCGATTTGCCGCCGGAGCATGATGATGAGCTTTGTATTCCTGCCCGTGAAGTGGGTATCCACTTCATTCGTCTGGCAACACCGACCACCGATGCCAAGCGCCTGCCGGGTGTACTGAACAATACCTCCGGCTTCCTGTATTACGTTTCCAGTACCGGTGTAACCGGTGCCGCCGCTCCTACACCCGAGAAGGTGCAGAAAGAGGTGGAAGCAATCAAGGCACATACCGAAATTCCTGTGGCTGTGGGGTTCGGTATCCGTACACCGGAGCAGGCTGCGCGGATCGCGGGTTTCGCTGATGGTGTAGTGGTGGGCTCGGCACTGGTTGACTGCATCGCGCAGGCCGAAACGCCGGAAGCGGGTACTCAGGCCGTGCTTGCGCTGACACGTGAGCTGTCTACCGCCGTGCGCACAGCTCGACAGTAA
- a CDS encoding glutathione S-transferase family protein codes for MESSVYIFAPTFSSFARSVMLCCEEKGIHYTCGMAPASTEIRSKSPEHFAIHPYGKLPALLHDGQILIETSTICRYLDARFDGPALQPADPLERARVDERSAEIALYIDQALLRDIVLEFAFPKGADGQVRLDKVQERLPAARSVLKRVRELLADNPFICGRDYSMADALLTPILDYVARLPLGDELIGSGAVKEYLERMRQRPSGQKVLNMA; via the coding sequence ATGGAAAGCAGCGTCTACATCTTTGCCCCAACATTCAGCAGCTTTGCCCGTTCGGTCATGCTTTGCTGCGAGGAAAAAGGTATCCACTATACCTGCGGCATGGCTCCCGCCAGCACGGAGATCCGTTCCAAAAGTCCCGAGCATTTCGCAATCCATCCCTACGGCAAGCTGCCGGCTTTGCTGCATGACGGTCAGATACTGATAGAAACCAGTACCATCTGTCGATACCTGGATGCACGCTTTGATGGCCCTGCCCTGCAGCCTGCCGATCCTCTTGAGCGCGCACGTGTAGATGAACGCAGTGCCGAAATTGCACTTTATATTGACCAGGCGCTGTTACGCGATATCGTGCTGGAATTTGCATTTCCCAAGGGGGCAGACGGCCAGGTTCGTCTGGACAAGGTACAGGAAAGGTTGCCGGCTGCCCGCTCCGTGCTTAAACGTGTGCGCGAGCTGCTGGCAGACAACCCGTTTATCTGCGGTCGGGACTACAGCATGGCTGATGCACTGCTGACACCGATTCTGGACTATGTCGCCAGGCTGCCGCTGGGTGACGAACTGATCGGGAGCGGAGCAGTAAAGGAATATCTGGAACGGATGCGTCAGCGCCCCTCGGGGCAGAAGGTGTTGAATATGGCGTGA
- a CDS encoding TetR/AcrR family transcriptional regulator, giving the protein MPWPSTRRAESRDRILFSAERLFTKSGFDQVSIDQVMQDAGMTRGAFYAHFRSKQELYSEAILSAAWRMGAQHPTDVETLIRAYLSPEHLGQKKGSCPLAFLVSDIGQRDQPVRDSYTKVFSALATKVSGVPDAEPDAAALRALVLMVGGVAVARALNDPILVERVLAACREGALSETASVPL; this is encoded by the coding sequence ATGCCATGGCCTAGCACGCGCCGTGCCGAGAGTCGTGATCGGATATTATTCAGTGCCGAAAGGTTGTTCACCAAGTCCGGCTTTGACCAAGTCAGCATCGACCAGGTGATGCAGGATGCAGGTATGACCCGAGGTGCCTTTTATGCCCACTTTCGTTCCAAACAGGAGCTGTATTCCGAAGCGATTCTATCGGCTGCATGGCGTATGGGCGCTCAGCATCCGACCGATGTCGAGACGCTGATTCGGGCTTATCTGAGCCCCGAGCACCTTGGGCAGAAGAAAGGAAGCTGTCCGCTGGCGTTTCTGGTATCGGATATTGGTCAGCGCGATCAGCCGGTACGGGACAGCTACACAAAAGTATTCAGTGCATTGGCTACCAAGGTTTCTGGCGTACCTGATGCGGAGCCCGATGCAGCTGCGTTGAGGGCTTTGGTGCTGATGGTGGGTGGTGTGGCGGTTGCGCGGGCGCTAAATGATCCGATACTGGTGGAGAGGGTGCTGGCAGCCTGTCGTGAGGGTGCCTTGTCGGAGACGGCGTCCGTGCCGCTCTAA
- the dmeF gene encoding CDF family Co(II)/Ni(II) efflux transporter DmeF, whose product MSKQTPSSLECQTADQLQYPHDFGQGHKRKAEQRATLVTLLTLVTMLAEVIAGLVTGSMALLADGIHMAGHAMALGLAALAYYLSRRHAHDRRLSLGSGKIADLAAYTSALLLGVSTLWLIYESIHRLLKPTELMPQEAMIVAIIGLAVNLVSIWLLSGQHEHHHSHSHSEHAHEHHEDTNLRAALVHIMADVLTSVAAIAGLAAAWLWGWTWLDPAIALVASLIILRWSWGLLRQTSGVLLDREGPDTIRHAALEQLRKHDDTTIVDLHVWSVGQGAWTLVAAVVTHGNTTPEEYRADLCAIEDLYHPIIEVNYCRNCAHAVD is encoded by the coding sequence ATGTCCAAACAGACCCCCTCCTCCCTGGAATGTCAGACGGCAGATCAACTTCAGTATCCGCACGACTTCGGTCAAGGACACAAGCGCAAGGCCGAACAGCGCGCCACTCTGGTCACTCTGCTAACACTGGTCACCATGCTGGCAGAAGTGATCGCCGGTCTTGTTACCGGCTCCATGGCACTGCTTGCTGACGGTATTCACATGGCGGGGCATGCAATGGCATTAGGCCTGGCTGCACTCGCCTACTATCTATCGCGCCGCCATGCTCACGATCGCCGTCTGAGTCTGGGCAGCGGCAAGATTGCCGACCTGGCCGCCTATACCAGTGCTTTGCTACTGGGTGTCTCAACACTCTGGCTGATTTACGAGTCGATTCATCGACTGCTGAAACCAACCGAACTCATGCCCCAGGAAGCGATGATCGTGGCGATCATTGGTCTGGCAGTAAACCTGGTCTCTATCTGGCTGCTGTCCGGCCAGCACGAGCACCATCACAGCCACAGCCACAGTGAACATGCACACGAACACCATGAGGACACGAATCTGCGTGCGGCTCTGGTACACATCATGGCCGATGTCCTCACCTCCGTTGCCGCCATTGCGGGCTTGGCCGCTGCCTGGCTATGGGGGTGGACCTGGCTGGACCCGGCAATTGCACTGGTCGCGTCGTTGATTATTCTGCGTTGGTCATGGGGGCTGCTGCGCCAGACTTCCGGCGTGTTGCTGGATCGGGAAGGTCCCGATACGATCCGCCATGCAGCACTCGAACAACTGCGCAAACACGACGATACCACCATCGTCGACTTGCATGTCTGGTCGGTCGGACAGGGAGCATGGACACTGGTTGCCGCCGTGGTGACCCATGGCAATACGACGCCGGAAGAATACCGTGCCGACTTGTGCGCGATTGAAGACCTGTACCACCCCATTATCGAGGTCAACTACTGCCGGAACTGTGCCCACGCAGTAGACTGA